One Rhodovulum sp. P5 DNA window includes the following coding sequences:
- a CDS encoding VPLPA-CTERM sorting domain-containing protein — MMRKTGIFLAAAVSVASLGVAAQAASLGLTVDPEPLITATGDLQNFGFGLDFQDPTFSSGAGTGTLSAYTGLAVALTADLQTDGSIGAFGGSFNVDDLSGIQVANSSSLVAFGSVYDPAGADTLEFQFDGIGGDESGAFPNGVLLTLTGEFGADLAETFTLADMWAGNGLTDVSLVIAPISAPGVVPLPAAAVLLLAGVASFAFYRRT; from the coding sequence ATGATGCGTAAGACGGGAATTTTTCTTGCTGCGGCGGTTTCGGTGGCCTCCTTGGGCGTTGCGGCACAGGCCGCCTCGCTTGGGCTGACGGTCGATCCGGAACCGCTGATCACCGCGACCGGGGACCTGCAAAACTTCGGGTTCGGTCTCGATTTCCAGGATCCGACCTTCAGCAGTGGCGCCGGGACCGGAACGCTGTCGGCCTATACTGGCCTGGCCGTGGCGTTGACCGCCGACCTTCAGACGGACGGGAGCATCGGGGCCTTTGGCGGCTCGTTCAATGTCGACGATCTGTCCGGGATACAGGTCGCCAATTCGAGCAGCCTGGTCGCCTTCGGGTCGGTCTATGACCCGGCCGGGGCGGACACGCTTGAATTCCAGTTCGACGGGATTGGCGGGGACGAAAGCGGGGCCTTTCCGAACGGCGTTCTGCTGACCCTGACGGGTGAGTTCGGCGCCGATCTGGCCGAGACCTTTACTCTGGCCGACATGTGGGCGGGCAACGGACTGACCGACGTGTCGCTTGTGATCGCTCCGATCTCTGCACCCGGCGTCGTGCCGCTGCCGGCGGCGGCCGTTCTTCTTCTGGCCGGGGTCGCGTCGTTTGCGTTTTACCGGCGCACCTGA
- a CDS encoding DEAD/DEAH box helicase, with translation MTFTDLGLKAPLVSRLTGLGMSKPTPIQAKAIPHALQGRDVLGIAQTGTGKTAAFGLPLVIAMSADTARPAPRGVRGLVLAPTRELATQIVATLQALSGDLRISLVVGGKSINVQIKQLARGTDILVATPGRLIDLIDRRAVDLGQTRFLVLDEADQMLDIGFVHALRRIAPLLGKQRQTMMFSATMPKQIAALARDYLSDPVRVEVSPPGRAAEKVAQSVHFVAKDQKQALLIDLLDGHRDDRALVFARTKHGAERLMKQLERAGFAAASIHGNKSQGQRDRALAAFRDGTVRVLVATDVAARGIDIPGVGHVYNFDLPNVPENYVHRIGRTARAGRDGRAVAFCTSDEMGELRAIEKVLGARVEIAGGTPWTSAREAAKTPAKRRPRRRPGRRPAKKMAA, from the coding sequence ATGACCTTCACTGATCTGGGGCTCAAGGCCCCGCTCGTCTCTCGGCTGACCGGCCTTGGGATGTCAAAGCCGACGCCGATCCAGGCCAAGGCGATCCCCCATGCCCTGCAGGGCCGCGACGTGTTGGGTATCGCCCAGACGGGCACCGGCAAGACCGCCGCTTTCGGCCTGCCGCTGGTGATCGCGATGTCGGCCGACACGGCCCGGCCCGCGCCGCGCGGCGTGCGTGGCCTTGTTCTGGCACCCACGCGGGAACTGGCCACGCAGATCGTGGCCACCCTTCAGGCGTTGAGCGGGGATCTGCGTATCTCGCTCGTCGTCGGCGGCAAGTCGATCAACGTGCAGATCAAGCAACTTGCGCGGGGGACGGATATTCTCGTTGCCACCCCGGGCCGCCTGATCGACCTGATCGACCGTCGGGCCGTGGATCTGGGCCAGACCCGGTTTCTTGTGCTGGATGAGGCCGACCAGATGCTGGATATCGGCTTCGTCCACGCCCTGCGCCGGATTGCGCCGCTTTTGGGCAAGCAGCGGCAGACCATGATGTTCTCGGCCACGATGCCGAAACAGATTGCGGCACTTGCCCGCGATTACCTGTCCGACCCGGTGCGGGTCGAGGTCTCTCCCCCGGGGCGTGCGGCTGAAAAGGTGGCGCAATCGGTCCATTTCGTGGCCAAGGACCAGAAACAGGCGCTGTTGATCGACCTGCTTGACGGGCATCGCGACGATCGTGCGCTGGTCTTTGCCCGTACCAAGCATGGCGCGGAACGGTTGATGAAACAGCTTGAGCGCGCGGGCTTTGCCGCCGCCTCGATCCACGGCAACAAGAGCCAGGGCCAGCGCGACCGGGCGCTGGCCGCGTTTCGGGACGGAACGGTGCGGGTCCTGGTGGCCACCGATGTTGCCGCGCGCGGGATCGACATCCCCGGTGTTGGCCATGTCTACAATTTCGACCTGCCGAACGTGCCTGAAAACTACGTCCACCGGATCGGGCGCACGGCGCGGGCCGGTCGGGACGGGCGGGCCGTCGCCTTCTGCACCTCCGACGAAATGGGGGAGCTGAGGGCCATCGAGAAGGTTCTGGGCGCCCGTGTCGAGATTGCCGGAGGAACGCCCTGGACCAGTGCCCGGGAGGCCGCGAAAACCCCTGCAAAGCGGCGCCCGCGCCGACGCCCCGGCCGGCGTCCGGCCAAGAAGATGGCCGCCTGA
- a CDS encoding DUF1523 family protein has translation MTLSTKAKIALGAVAVVLVAGLYVRWGPSSWDVQITGTTGDGRDVQYRIETVYADTSDTLIFKNADAGFAPPYFKFDSADLQSVANRVTRECPEQAVTVNGYGLRIPFLDMFPNATSIDAPERCLMAPSDQGEGAVTTG, from the coding sequence ATGACTCTCTCGACCAAGGCCAAGATCGCGCTGGGGGCGGTTGCCGTTGTACTCGTTGCCGGGCTCTATGTCCGCTGGGGGCCGTCTTCCTGGGACGTCCAGATCACCGGCACGACGGGCGATGGCCGCGATGTCCAGTACCGCATTGAAACGGTTTATGCCGACACGTCGGACACGCTGATCTTCAAGAACGCCGATGCGGGCTTTGCGCCGCCCTATTTCAAGTTCGACTCGGCCGACCTGCAATCGGTGGCCAACCGGGTCACGCGCGAATGCCCCGAACAGGCCGTCACCGTGAACGGCTACGGGCTGCGTATCCCGTTCCTCGACATGTTCCCCAACGCCACCTCGATCGACGCGCCCGAGCGCTGCCTGATGGCCCCGTCCGATCAGGGTGAGGGTGCGGTGACGACCGGGTAA
- a CDS encoding exopolysaccharide biosynthesis protein has product MTHPSAAAGISASNMAQAPVTTILDEVAHRSQGVRVAVGDLFSALGAASYTPLLLLPALAVVSPLSGIPGFSSLCGLAIAVISAQMIARRPHLWTPRWLRARTMDAATARRAAKGLQRPARWLEWVARPRLAPLVEPPLVLLPQLMCLLAGLVMPFLELVPFSSSLLGASVVLLAVAMLTRDGLLALVGMVPFILGAALATALFA; this is encoded by the coding sequence ATGACCCATCCGTCAGCAGCGGCAGGTATCTCCGCGTCCAACATGGCGCAGGCCCCGGTGACCACGATACTGGACGAGGTGGCACACAGATCGCAGGGGGTGCGGGTCGCGGTCGGCGATCTTTTTTCCGCCCTCGGCGCGGCCAGCTATACGCCCCTGCTCCTCCTGCCGGCGCTGGCCGTCGTCTCCCCGCTCAGCGGCATCCCCGGGTTTTCAAGCCTGTGCGGGCTGGCGATTGCCGTGATCTCGGCCCAGATGATCGCCCGTCGCCCCCATCTGTGGACCCCGCGCTGGCTGCGTGCCCGAACGATGGATGCCGCCACGGCCCGTCGCGCGGCGAAAGGGTTGCAAAGACCTGCCCGGTGGCTTGAATGGGTCGCCCGTCCGCGGCTTGCCCCGCTGGTCGAGCCGCCTTTGGTCCTTCTGCCGCAACTGATGTGCCTGCTGGCAGGGCTCGTCATGCCGTTTCTGGAACTCGTGCCGTTCTCGTCCTCGCTGCTGGGCGCATCGGTGGTTCTGCTGGCTGTCGCAATGCTGACGCGGGACGGGCTTCTGGCGCTGGTGGGCATGGTTCCGTTCATCCTTGGGGCGGCCTTGGCGACCGCTCTTTTCGCCTGA
- a CDS encoding phospholipase, with translation MQNDPSEAVASITVLLTAAEAVPVLESAFLEARESISAGFRIFDLSTPLLSDEARTVGHDWFDLVVHTLRRGVEVRMVLSDFDPIGAPDLHRQSWASRRRFLAAQEVSGGRLQIVTARHAAQAGQGARLVLGPVALGKLRGFVARLNGMSAETRQCFLTEAPGLRNATRTTPAGHACRWHLPQLYPATHHQKMAVFDDRRLYIGGLDLNPRRLDSPDHDRPARDTWHDVQAMVEGPVVAAAADHLKSFLGTVAGHRPPPPPAPGFLRTLSRRPGRAPFRLSPVPVVTEIEAAHRQAAEQATRLIYLETQFFRHLPLARVLARRARACPQLKLILVLPAAPEDVAFEDNDGLDARKGERLQTRCLSILRRGFGTDRMLVVSPVQPRPAGGEGRHRLRSAPIIYVHSKVSIFDDARAFISSANLNGRSLRWDTETAVDVTRPAQVAHVRARVMGHWLPAGAPEAALAPDTAFAYWKTLSDRNTQAAPEDREGLIVHYDPAPARRMATPVPVPDEMV, from the coding sequence ATGCAGAATGACCCTTCGGAGGCGGTTGCCTCGATCACCGTCCTGCTGACTGCGGCAGAAGCTGTGCCGGTGCTTGAAAGCGCATTTCTTGAGGCGCGCGAGTCCATCAGCGCCGGCTTCCGCATTTTCGATCTGTCCACGCCACTGCTGTCGGACGAGGCCCGGACGGTCGGCCACGACTGGTTCGACCTTGTCGTGCACACATTGCGCCGCGGGGTCGAAGTCCGCATGGTCCTGTCCGACTTCGATCCGATCGGGGCGCCCGATCTGCACCGGCAAAGCTGGGCGTCGCGCCGCCGTTTCCTGGCCGCGCAAGAGGTGTCGGGGGGACGGTTGCAGATTGTCACCGCGCGGCATGCGGCGCAGGCGGGGCAGGGCGCAAGGCTGGTTCTGGGGCCTGTTGCCCTGGGAAAGCTGCGCGGGTTCGTTGCGCGGCTGAACGGCATGTCCGCCGAGACGCGCCAGTGCTTCCTGACCGAAGCGCCGGGGCTGCGCAACGCGACGCGGACGACGCCGGCGGGCCATGCCTGCCGTTGGCATCTGCCGCAGCTTTACCCGGCGACGCATCATCAGAAGATGGCCGTCTTCGATGACCGACGTCTGTATATCGGGGGGCTCGATCTCAACCCGCGCCGTCTGGACAGCCCCGACCATGACCGCCCGGCGCGCGACACATGGCATGACGTGCAGGCCATGGTGGAGGGCCCCGTGGTCGCCGCCGCGGCCGACCATCTGAAAAGCTTTCTTGGCACGGTCGCCGGGCACCGGCCGCCGCCGCCGCCCGCGCCGGGATTTCTGCGCACCCTGTCGCGGCGCCCAGGCCGTGCCCCGTTCCGCCTGTCGCCTGTGCCGGTCGTCACCGAGATCGAGGCGGCGCATCGGCAGGCCGCCGAACAGGCAACGCGGCTGATCTATCTTGAGACGCAGTTCTTCCGGCATCTGCCGCTGGCGCGGGTCCTTGCCCGGCGTGCGCGGGCCTGCCCGCAGTTGAAGCTGATCCTTGTTCTGCCGGCGGCCCCCGAAGACGTGGCGTTCGAGGACAATGACGGGCTGGATGCCCGCAAGGGCGAGCGGCTGCAAACACGGTGCCTGTCCATCCTGCGACGGGGATTTGGCACCGACCGGATGCTGGTGGTGTCCCCGGTGCAGCCACGGCCCGCTGGCGGAGAGGGGCGGCACAGGCTCAGGTCGGCGCCGATCATCTATGTGCATTCCAAGGTGTCGATCTTCGACGACGCGAGGGCCTTCATTTCCTCGGCCAATCTCAACGGTCGCAGCTTGCGCTGGGATACCGAGACCGCGGTTGATGTCACGCGGCCCGCGCAGGTCGCCCATGTCCGCGCGCGGGTGATGGGCCATTGGCTGCCCGCAGGTGCGCCGGAGGCCGCCTTGGCGCCGGATACGGCTTTTGCCTACTGGAAAACCCTGTCTGACCGGAACACGCAGGCGGCTCCGGAAGATCGCGAGGGTCTGATCGTGCATTACGACCCCGCCCCGGCGCGCCGCATGGCAACCCCCGTGCCGGTGCCCGACGAAATGGTCTGA
- a CDS encoding PA14 domain-containing protein — MEIRSPEETPDALQALIATPVDAPEPVIPEVLANEDGSRTVVLSTGETATVTVQDANSFTLTMRDAQGNVLFEETINDPSTSKTLAIEPLEGGQFVLSRNDPDLGPALQIYDATGLVRETAEGVLLSSSFPDFFTDPNAVDRQIVALGDGGFVLLDEITGARRQINAVLLDENLNPVSSVSGLIKQRITGGSNTLLPAADVLANGNIVITFAEKDGRDSDLAFEIYDISSGVFELIASADNRDGRSFVSGSNVGNTVRQSDVVALDDGGFAIVWNDTVSGNRMFVERFTADGKSAGGKQGLPIDGIPAEIKLTNLGGDGISLSGQGIRDIKIDLSQTKQFFSNTSEVIDGGDAAGFVDARGGNDLVRSGGGDDEVFGGAGNDTLLGGDGDDSLDGGSGNDLMDGGAGRDRLFGGTGFDVYSFSTDGIANFGADTLFGFTFGQDRIDLSAVASVTGFDDLTITQRGSSAVIDTGVGTIRLPGVVAADIRPFDFVGLDKVTLNGMTATYFNVASNTVRLDQIDFRATPIFEEQVTEISEATTGSFFAGGPADHFAVLYHGAYLAEEAGTYRFSLKSDDGSELWIDGVRVIDNDGLHGPATLEARVELDEGAHSIELRYFESRGGATVELGVVTPGSAVGEVVDFTPVLITDPLLIEGRAAGETLKGREGDDTILGAGGNDSLLGRGGDDILEGGSGDDIMTGGAGADVFVFNIFREGDADEIMDFEDGADTIMVRIADPETGRLNLDACANGLEGLVDALDITDVVGGAQMSVDGHLVLIHGVSAADLTIDDFQFV, encoded by the coding sequence ATGGAAATTCGCTCCCCGGAAGAGACCCCTGACGCGCTGCAGGCCCTGATCGCCACCCCCGTTGACGCACCCGAACCGGTCATCCCCGAAGTGCTGGCCAATGAAGACGGGTCCCGCACGGTGGTCCTGTCGACCGGTGAAACGGCGACGGTAACGGTGCAGGATGCCAACAGCTTCACGCTCACCATGCGTGACGCGCAGGGCAATGTGCTGTTCGAGGAGACGATCAACGACCCGTCCACGTCGAAAACGCTGGCGATCGAGCCATTGGAGGGCGGACAATTCGTTTTGTCCCGCAATGATCCGGACCTTGGCCCGGCGCTTCAGATCTACGATGCGACCGGGCTGGTGCGGGAGACCGCCGAAGGGGTGCTGCTGTCCAGCTCCTTCCCCGATTTCTTCACCGACCCCAATGCCGTTGACCGCCAGATCGTCGCGCTCGGCGACGGTGGCTTCGTGCTCCTCGACGAGATCACGGGCGCCCGGAGACAGATCAACGCGGTGCTGCTTGACGAAAACCTGAACCCTGTCAGTTCCGTTTCGGGTCTCATCAAGCAGCGGATCACCGGCGGGTCCAACACGCTGCTGCCCGCCGCAGATGTGCTGGCAAACGGCAATATCGTCATCACCTTCGCCGAGAAGGACGGGCGCGACTCCGATCTGGCGTTCGAGATTTACGACATCTCCAGCGGCGTATTCGAATTGATCGCAAGCGCAGACAACCGCGATGGGCGATCCTTCGTCTCGGGCTCGAATGTCGGCAACACGGTGCGGCAAAGCGATGTGGTTGCGCTGGACGATGGCGGCTTTGCAATCGTCTGGAACGATACGGTTTCCGGCAACCGGATGTTCGTCGAACGCTTTACCGCAGATGGCAAAAGCGCCGGCGGCAAACAGGGGCTGCCCATTGATGGCATCCCCGCAGAGATCAAGCTTACCAATCTGGGCGGCGATGGTATTTCGCTGTCGGGGCAGGGGATCAGGGATATCAAGATCGACCTGAGCCAGACCAAGCAATTCTTCTCCAACACCTCCGAGGTCATCGATGGCGGAGACGCCGCCGGTTTCGTCGACGCGCGCGGTGGCAATGACCTTGTCCGCTCGGGTGGCGGCGACGACGAGGTGTTCGGCGGCGCCGGCAACGATACGCTTCTTGGGGGCGATGGCGACGACAGTCTGGACGGCGGGTCAGGCAACGACCTGATGGATGGGGGCGCGGGTCGTGACCGGCTTTTCGGTGGCACTGGCTTTGACGTGTATTCTTTCTCGACCGACGGGATCGCGAATTTCGGTGCCGACACCCTCTTCGGGTTCACCTTCGGGCAGGATCGGATCGACCTCAGCGCGGTCGCCTCGGTCACGGGGTTCGATGACCTGACGATCACCCAGCGAGGCAGCAGTGCCGTGATCGACACCGGTGTGGGCACGATCCGGCTGCCCGGGGTCGTGGCCGCCGACATCCGCCCGTTCGACTTTGTCGGGCTGGACAAGGTCACCCTGAACGGGATGACGGCGACCTATTTCAACGTCGCAAGCAACACGGTGCGCCTCGACCAGATCGATTTCCGGGCCACGCCGATCTTTGAAGAGCAGGTAACCGAGATCAGCGAAGCCACGACCGGCAGCTTCTTTGCCGGTGGTCCCGCCGACCATTTTGCCGTGCTTTATCACGGCGCCTATCTGGCCGAAGAGGCCGGGACCTACCGGTTCAGCCTGAAAAGCGATGACGGATCCGAGTTGTGGATCGACGGTGTTCGGGTGATCGACAATGATGGCCTGCACGGCCCGGCTACGCTTGAGGCCCGGGTGGAGCTTGACGAGGGCGCGCACAGCATCGAGTTGCGCTATTTCGAGTCCCGCGGTGGGGCGACGGTCGAACTGGGCGTGGTCACGCCCGGGTCCGCGGTGGGCGAGGTGGTGGACTTTACCCCGGTCCTGATCACCGATCCGCTGCTGATCGAGGGCCGGGCCGCCGGCGAAACGCTCAAAGGCCGGGAGGGCGACGACACCATTCTGGGCGCGGGCGGCAACGATTCCCTGCTTGGCCGCGGCGGTGACGACATCCTTGAGGGCGGCAGTGGCGATGACATCATGACCGGCGGCGCGGGTGCGGACGTGTTTGTCTTCAACATCTTCCGGGAAGGGGACGCCGACGAGATCATGGATTTCGAGGACGGCGCCGACACAATCATGGTGCGCATCGCCGATCCCGAAACCGGGCGGCTCAACCTCGATGCTTGTGCCAATGGTCTTGAGGGCTTGGTCGACGCGCTCGACATCACCGATGTCGTCGGTGGCGCCCAGATGAGTGTCGACGGGCATCTCGTGCTGATCCATGGCGTCAGCGCGGCCGACCTGACGATCGACGATTTTCAGTTTGTCTGA
- a CDS encoding efflux transporter outer membrane subunit, which yields MRAVVLLLAVGLAGCAVGPDYNRPDVALSARFVGGDATSVGAVATEPWWQSYRDPLLNDLVTRGLAQNLDVIAATERIGEAAAALRATGGNAALSGGLDVNSTRSGGDGIATTTTDTAQLGAAFVFDLFGGIRRERGGAEADLVSARAEVETTRLAWLAELVAAYSDARYYQEALALARQTVSAREETVAITRDQVAAGAATDYERAEAEALLETARAAVPQYAAGFDANVFAIATLLNEPAGPIRASMQRGAPQLRPPPGSKTGVPADLLRNRPDIRSAEADLASAVAGVGMAEADLYPALTLSGTISRTDGTGAWSFGPGLSLPLFNQGALRASRDAAASRARQAEIAWRAAILAAVEDVQVSQSNLSRYRQRAAALRRAAAKYGEALTLAQDNYRNGASTLLDLLETDRNTASARISAASAVNDAAKAWATLKIATGAGAAYAAGRAE from the coding sequence ATGAGAGCCGTTGTCCTTTTGCTAGCAGTCGGCCTGGCAGGCTGCGCCGTGGGCCCCGACTATAACCGTCCCGACGTTGCGCTTTCGGCCCGTTTCGTTGGCGGCGACGCAACCAGCGTGGGTGCCGTTGCAACCGAACCGTGGTGGCAGAGCTATCGGGACCCGCTTCTGAACGATCTCGTGACGCGGGGCCTTGCGCAGAACCTTGACGTGATCGCCGCGACGGAGCGGATTGGCGAGGCCGCGGCCGCGCTGCGCGCCACCGGGGGGAACGCTGCGCTCAGCGGCGGGCTTGATGTCAACAGCACACGGTCAGGCGGCGATGGTATCGCCACGACCACCACCGACACGGCCCAGCTTGGCGCGGCCTTTGTCTTCGACCTGTTCGGCGGCATCCGTCGCGAACGCGGAGGCGCAGAGGCCGATCTGGTTTCGGCGCGGGCCGAGGTCGAAACCACCCGGCTTGCATGGCTGGCCGAACTCGTCGCCGCCTATTCCGACGCGCGCTATTACCAAGAGGCGCTGGCACTGGCCCGCCAGACCGTTTCCGCCCGCGAGGAGACCGTTGCGATCACGCGCGATCAGGTCGCCGCCGGCGCCGCCACCGACTATGAGCGCGCCGAGGCAGAGGCACTGCTGGAAACGGCACGCGCGGCCGTGCCGCAATATGCGGCCGGGTTCGATGCGAATGTGTTTGCGATCGCCACGCTGCTGAACGAACCCGCCGGCCCGATCCGGGCGTCGATGCAGCGCGGCGCCCCGCAGTTGCGCCCGCCGCCCGGCAGCAAGACGGGCGTGCCCGCAGACCTCCTCCGCAACCGCCCCGATATCCGCAGTGCCGAGGCCGATCTCGCCTCGGCCGTGGCCGGGGTCGGTATGGCGGAAGCCGACCTTTACCCCGCGCTGACGCTTTCGGGGACGATCTCTCGCACCGACGGGACGGGGGCATGGTCCTTCGGGCCCGGCCTGTCCTTGCCGCTGTTCAATCAGGGGGCGCTGCGTGCCAGCCGCGATGCCGCCGCGTCCCGTGCACGACAGGCCGAAATCGCCTGGCGCGCCGCGATCCTTGCCGCGGTCGAGGATGTACAGGTATCCCAATCGAACCTGTCGCGGTATCGCCAGCGCGCCGCAGCCCTGCGCCGCGCGGCCGCCAAGTATGGCGAGGCCCTGACACTGGCGCAGGACAACTACCGCAACGGTGCCAGCACCCTGCTGGACTTGCTGGAAACCGATCGCAACACCGCGTCCGCGCGGATCTCGGCGGCCTCGGCCGTCAACGATGCCGCAAAGGCCTGGGCGACGCTGAAGATCGCAACCGGCGCCGGGGCCGCCTATGCGGCGGGGCGGGCGGAGTGA